GACGGCCACCGAGCGCATCCTGGCCGCCCTCGACAACCCCTACTGCGACATCCTCGGCCACCCCACCGGGCGGCTGCTGCTGGCCCGGGAGGGCTACGAGCTGGAGTGGGACCGCGTGTTCGAACGCCTGCTCGAACGCCGCGTCGCCCTCGAGCTCAACGCCAGCCCGATGCGTTTCGACGCCGACTGGCGCATCCTGCGCCGGGCCCGGGAACTGGGCATCCCCATCTGCATCAATCCCGACGCCCACAACCGCGGAATGTTCGACTACCTGCCCCAGGGGGTGGGCATCGCCCGCAAGGGCTGGCTGCGCCCCGGCGACGTCCTCAACACCCGCCCGGCCGACGAGCTGCTGGAATGGGTCCGCTCCCGCCGTCCGTGAGACCGCCATTCATTATTCCCAATTGAAAAGCCGGCCTGCAATCGGCCGGCTTCTCATCAGCTCGGACCTGGCTATTTGGCGCCCGCTGTACCCGCCAGGATACTGGCCAACTGTTCAAGGTAGGCATCCAAGAAGCTCTTGACGTTTTTTTCACTCACTCCGGCAGCCTTGAGTGAGTTCATCTTGGCTGACGAGCGGGTTTGCCTTACACGCTTTCTAAAATCAGCCATATTAATCTGTTCTTTTTTATAGTCTTTCAGTGCATCCAGTATTGGTTTCGCCGCCTTGGTGGCATACTCTTGGATGTCTTTTTTTGCGTCTGAAAAATGACCGTCAAGCAGGCCGTTGGTCCTTTCGATAAGCTCGACTAACTCGTAGAGAATGTTATCCAAATCCATCCCTATCCTCCCAGCTTGTCACGTGTCTACTAATCGATATTCGGAAACTCCGCATCTATTATCTATCAGCAAGCTGACATATTCTGTCAGTGCCTATCATTCCACGGTATACTACACGGTATGCTTTGCGCGACCTTTGAAAAACAGCCCTTCGAACACCCGCCCGGTGCGGCCGCGACTGCGCCGGAACTGGCACGGTTTTTGCGCAGGCGCGGCGTTATCGTCGTTCGGAACGGCCGCCGAGCTGCAAAAACCGTGCCAGTTCCGGCGGGGCGGCGGGCACACGCCGGTCACAGGCGGAAGCTGTTTTTCAAAGGTCGCGCTCACCCTTGCACAATCGGCGCACGATCGCTGTCGACGCTGGAAAGCAAACAGCAAACCCGCCGGTCGGCGGGTTTTATCGCTGGTCGCGGGAAGGCGGCGTCCTCTCAGCGCAGCTCGGCCTCGGTGACGCCGGTGCCGCCGAACTGGGGCTCCGGGGTGGAGAACGCGGCTACGTGACGGTGGCCGCGCAGGAAATCCAGCACGGCGAAGCGCAGGGCGCCGGTTCCTTTGCCGTGGATGATGCGCACCCGCTCGTGCCCGGCCAGGGCGGCGTCGTCGAGGTACTTGTCCAGCACCTCGAGGGCCTCCTCGACGCGCATCCCGCGCAGGTTGAGTTCGTGGGAGACGTCGCGGTCGGCGACCTCGACGTTGTCCAGGGCGCCGCTGCGCCGGGGGGCGCCGTCGGCGGTCGGGGTTAGTTTGGTGACGGGGACGGTCATCCGCACGGCCCCCATGGCGATGACTGCTTCGTCGCCCTTGAGCTCGAGCAGGTCGGCGGCGGTTGTCGCGCCGTCGAGACGCACCCGTTGGCCGACGGCCAGTTCGGCGGGTTTTTGACCCTCCGATTGCGGCTCCGCGGCCGCTGCTCCAGGGCGCTCTTGCAGCTCGCGGGCCAGCCGCTCGCGCTGACGCTGGAGGCGCCGCCTCGGCTTGCTCAGGCCGGCGTCGGTGGGAGCGCTTTTTTCGTCGCGCAACCTGCGGGCGGCGGCGGCGGTCTCAGCCTCGGCCAGCTTGAGTTCCTCCTGCAGCTCCTGTTTGAGCCGCTGGAGTTTTTCCGTGCGTCCGGCCTCGATGGCGGTCACCCGACGGGCGGCGTCCCGGCGGACCCGGATCAGCTCTTCGAGGGCCTCCCGGCGCCCCCGCTCGGCGTCGCGGCGTAGTTTGCGTTCGGATTCCAGCTCCTCGATCAGGCGGTCCAGCCGCAGGTAGTCATCGTCCAGGTAACCCTCGGCCTCGGCGACGAGTTCGGCGTTCAGACCCAGGTTGCGGGCCATCGCCAGGGTGTTCGAGGTCCCCGGTGTTCCCGTGGTCAAGCGGTAGAGCGGTTCGAGGGTTTGGGGATCGAAGGCCACGGCGGCGTTCTCCATCCCGGGACTGCCGTAGACGAAGCCCTTGAGCGAATCGTAATGACTGGTGGCCACCACCCAGGCCCCGTGGCTGCGCAGCTTTTCCAGGGTGGCCATCGCCAGAGCGGCGCCCTGGTCCGGGTCGGTGCCGGTACCGATCTCGTCCAGCAGGACCAGGGCCCGCTCGCCGACAGCCTCCAGGATCTCGCCCAACCGACGGACGTGGTAGCTGAAAGTGGACAGGTCGCCGGCCACGGACTGCTCGTCGCCGATATCGGCCAATACGGTCTGCCGCCAGCCGATACTCGACCCTTCACCGACGGGGATCGGCAGGCCGCATTGGGCCAGTACGGTCAGCAGACCGACGGTCTTGAGGGCCACGGTCTTGCCGCCGGCGTTGGGTCCGGTGATCAGCAGCACCTGATGGGGTTCACCTAGCTCGAGATCGATGGGGACGACCTCGTCGATCCGCTCACGATTTAGCACCAGCAGGGGATGACGGGCCTGGATCAGCCGGGTGTGACCAGTGGTGGTCAATTCGCAGGGCCGGGCCTCGAGGCGGCGAACCAGCCGGGCCGCCGCCGTCAGCAAATCGAGCTCGCCGACGAGGTCGTAATCGCGACGCAGCGCGGGCAACCGACGGCGGGCGTGCTCGGTCAGCTCGGCCAGCAGGCGTTGGATTTCGGCGGCGATCTCGTAGCCCAGGGCGGCCAGCTCGTTGTTGGCTTCGACGACCTCGAGAGGTTCGACGTACAGGGTGGCGCCGCTCTTGCTCTGCCCGTGGACGATGCCGGGTACACGACCACGGAAATCGCGCAACAGTGGGATGACGAAGCGGCCCTCGCGACGGGTGATCAGCTCCTCGCTGACCGCGCCGGCGGCGGCGGCGGAATCCAGCAGGCCGGTCAACCGGGACTGGAGCCGCCGGCGCCGGTCCTCGAGGCGACTACGCAGCCGGTGTAATTCGGCGGAGGCGTCGTCGCGGACCTCGCCGCGCTCGTCGAAGATTGCGAGAAACCGCTCCCGTAGTCCCGTCAGACTCTCCAGGCGTTCCAGAAAGGCGCACAGCCGGGGAAAGACCTCCCCGTCGGGCTCGACGGCCGTCAGACCGCCGACGACGACCACCAGCAGGTGCAGCGCCCACAAATCGGCCCGTTCCAGGGACAGCCGGGGTGAATCCAGACGCTTGAAGACCGGTTCCAGATCTTCGAGGCGCTCCAGGGGCGGGGTTTCACCCTGTCCGAGGCGGACCTGCAACTCGGCGATCAGCTCCATGCGGCGGCGGGCGGCAGCGGGTTCGGCCAGAGGCCGCAAGCCGTGGGCCCGTCGCTTTCCCGAAACGGTGCGGGCCTGGCCGGCCAGCCGCTCGAGGACCGGCGGCAGGTCGATCAGCTCCAGGCTGTGCTCGTCGAAGGGCATTGGTCTTGCTTGGTCTTTCCCGTCGCCTGGACAGTACCGCAACGGTAAACAAAACGTCCGGAAGCGCTTGTCAGCGGATCAGCTCGCAATTGCATAACTGCCAATCGCTTATCCGCGGCTTAACAGCCCGCAATTGTTAGTTAGCTCTCCGGCCAATTCCGCAGGCGCCGACCTTTGAAAAACTTGCTTGTTGGCAAAACCGCCGGTCAAGGACGCAGGCCGGAACTGGCACGGTTTTTGCATCTCGGCGACCGTTGTCAGCTCCGGCAACGGTCCGCCTCTGCAAAAACCGTGCCAGTTCCGGCGTCGGGTTGTTGGGTAAGCCGCCGGTGGTGGCTGTTTTTCAAAGGTCGGCGCGCCGGGCGCTAAAGATAACCCGGAGCGGGCTCGAATGCAAGCCCTTCCGGGGGGGATGTTTCTGCACGGAGCCGTCGTCGGTTCAGGCGAGGATCTTTTTCAGCCGGCGGATGGCGATATTAGTTGCCCGGCGGTAGGCGTTCTTTTTGGGGAAGACGGCGGCCAGTACGTACTCCTCGCCGTTGGCGCTGAAGAAGCGAAAGCAAAAGCGTCGCTTGTCCCGGGTGGTGGTCACCAGTTCGTCGAGGTCGGCGCCGATTGAGTCACCGCGCAGTTCGACGATCGGTTTCTGCAATTGGATGGAGACCAGGTTGAGCAGGTCGGCGTAGGTTTCCTTGCCATAGGAGGCGATGACCAAGCCCTCGTCGCCGATGAGCAGCAGCTCGTCCAATCCGGCCCTCTCGGCGGCCTCGTAGAGAATCTCGTTTACTGTTTCGACCAGGTTAACCATCTGCGGCCCCCTTCTTGATGAGGCGGGGTTAGCGGTTGACGCTTCGGCGACGGTAGATGATGAAGAAGTATGGTCCGCCGATCAGGGCCAGGGCGGCGCCGACGGGTAGGCCGGGCAGGCCCAGATAGCACACGGCCAGTCGGACGGCGTTGTCGGCCAGGACGACGAGAACCGCACCCGCGAGGGCGGACAAGGGCAGCAGGCGCCGGTTTTCGGCGCCCAGCCGAACCCGGACCAGGTGGGGGGCTACCAGGCCGACGAAGGGTATGATGCCGGCCAGGGTGACGGCGGTGGCCGTGGCCAGGGCGGCGGCCAACAGTGTTCCGCCGCGGGCGCGGTCGATGTCGACACCCAGGGAGTGGGCGCGGCGCTCGCCCAGTGCCAGGGCGTCGAGTTCCCGGGAGCGGGTCAGCAGGTAGACCAGGCAGGCGGCGATCAAGCCGGCGGCCAGGATCAGCGGGCCCCAGTCGACGTGGGGCGAGGCCAGGTCGCCCATCAGCCAGCCCAGTACCGCCCCCTGACTCCACAGCGGCAGCCAGGCCAGTATGATCAGGATCACCCCGGAGAGGCCGGCGTTGGTGACCACCCCGGCGACGATCAGCCCGGTGGAGTCGCCGCGGCGACGTCCGGTCAGGCGCCAGACCAGCAGGGCGGCGCCGATGCCGCCGAGGAAGCCCAGGGCCTGGCGACCGAGAAAGCCCAGGGTGGTCAATCCGCCGATACCGAGTAGGGCGGCCAGAGCCACGCCGACACCGGCCCCGGCGCTGACCCCGGTCAGGTAGGGGTCGGCCAGGGGATTGCGGGTCAGGCCTTGGAGGGTGGCTCCCGCGGCCCCCAGGGCGGCGCCGGTCAGCAGACCGAGCAGGGTGCGGCCCAGGCGCAGGATCAACACGCCCGGGGTGGCGAAATCAGCCGGCCCGACAAGCAGGCCCAGGGTAACGGCACCCAAGCCCAGCAAGCCCAGCAGCAGTGTTTCGCGCCGGCGGATCCCGCGCCACGATATGGACTCAGCACACCCCATCCGGGGCTCCGATCCGGCTGCGCGAGAGGACGCTGCAGGTTAAGCCGACTGATGTCATAGTAATAAACACGACTTGGCTAATAGTAAGCTCGCCACTGTTGCCTGTCAAGGA
This genomic stretch from Candidatus Coatesbacteria bacterium harbors:
- a CDS encoding endonuclease MutS2 produces the protein MPFDEHSLELIDLPPVLERLAGQARTVSGKRRAHGLRPLAEPAAARRRMELIAELQVRLGQGETPPLERLEDLEPVFKRLDSPRLSLERADLWALHLLVVVVGGLTAVEPDGEVFPRLCAFLERLESLTGLRERFLAIFDERGEVRDDASAELHRLRSRLEDRRRRLQSRLTGLLDSAAAAGAVSEELITRREGRFVIPLLRDFRGRVPGIVHGQSKSGATLYVEPLEVVEANNELAALGYEIAAEIQRLLAELTEHARRRLPALRRDYDLVGELDLLTAAARLVRRLEARPCELTTTGHTRLIQARHPLLVLNRERIDEVVPIDLELGEPHQVLLITGPNAGGKTVALKTVGLLTVLAQCGLPIPVGEGSSIGWRQTVLADIGDEQSVAGDLSTFSYHVRRLGEILEAVGERALVLLDEIGTGTDPDQGAALAMATLEKLRSHGAWVVATSHYDSLKGFVYGSPGMENAAVAFDPQTLEPLYRLTTGTPGTSNTLAMARNLGLNAELVAEAEGYLDDDYLRLDRLIEELESERKLRRDAERGRREALEELIRVRRDAARRVTAIEAGRTEKLQRLKQELQEELKLAEAETAAAARRLRDEKSAPTDAGLSKPRRRLQRQRERLARELQERPGAAAAEPQSEGQKPAELAVGQRVRLDGATTAADLLELKGDEAVIAMGAVRMTVPVTKLTPTADGAPRRSGALDNVEVADRDVSHELNLRGMRVEEALEVLDKYLDDAALAGHERVRIIHGKGTGALRFAVLDFLRGHRHVAAFSTPEPQFGGTGVTEAELR
- a CDS encoding iron chelate uptake ABC transporter family permease subunit: MGCAESISWRGIRRRETLLLGLLGLGAVTLGLLVGPADFATPGVLILRLGRTLLGLLTGAALGAAGATLQGLTRNPLADPYLTGVSAGAGVGVALAALLGIGGLTTLGFLGRQALGFLGGIGAALLVWRLTGRRRGDSTGLIVAGVVTNAGLSGVILIILAWLPLWSQGAVLGWLMGDLASPHVDWGPLILAAGLIAACLVYLLTRSRELDALALGERRAHSLGVDIDRARGGTLLAAALATATAVTLAGIIPFVGLVAPHLVRVRLGAENRRLLPLSALAGAVLVVLADNAVRLAVCYLGLPGLPVGAALALIGGPYFFIIYRRRSVNR